Proteins co-encoded in one Phycisphaerae bacterium genomic window:
- the gatB gene encoding Asp-tRNA(Asn)/Glu-tRNA(Gln) amidotransferase subunit GatB, producing MADIDKKIIVGLEIHVQLAVRTKMFCGCELAFAAEPNSRVCPVCLGLPGALPVMNKQAVEFAILTATALNCKVAEFTKWDRKSYYYPDLPKNYQISQYDLPIGSNGFIEIPVSDGTAKKIRIRRVHLEEDAGKNIHTAGNFSQVDLNRAGTPLMEIVTEPDINSAEEVKSLAVELQRIVRFLGVSEADMQKGHMRFEPNVNLHIKKDSSEYKTPITEVKNLNSFKALEKSVAYEAHRQLENFLERGEIMQSGNKKTFGWDDVREVTVLQREKEEAHDYRYFPDPDLVPVVVNEKWLNEINAKLCELPLKMQARFVSQYGLSDYDAGVLTIDRVTAEFFDNAVKAGGDAKRICNLITQAGLKIANEKGCAVAELGIEPQRLAELAKMADSGQISATAAVTIFAKMTESKELPGKIAETLNLLQKSDAGELEKIVDEVIAANSQAVADAKSGDKKSKKAHGFLMGQVMQKTKGTANPQVVAKILESKLKA from the coding sequence ATGGCTGATATAGACAAAAAGATTATTGTTGGGCTTGAGATTCACGTGCAGCTTGCCGTGCGGACGAAGATGTTCTGCGGCTGCGAGCTTGCATTCGCGGCAGAGCCAAACAGCAGAGTTTGTCCGGTTTGTCTCGGTCTGCCGGGCGCGCTGCCTGTAATGAATAAACAGGCGGTAGAATTTGCAATTCTTACGGCAACCGCTCTTAACTGCAAAGTAGCGGAATTTACGAAATGGGACAGAAAAAGTTATTACTATCCCGATTTGCCGAAAAATTATCAGATAAGTCAATACGATTTGCCGATAGGCTCAAATGGATTTATAGAAATTCCCGTTTCCGACGGTACGGCGAAAAAAATCCGCATTCGCAGGGTGCATCTTGAAGAAGACGCCGGCAAAAATATTCATACGGCAGGGAATTTTTCACAGGTTGACCTTAACAGGGCAGGAACGCCGTTAATGGAAATTGTAACAGAGCCGGATATTAACAGTGCCGAAGAAGTAAAATCTCTGGCTGTTGAATTGCAGAGGATTGTACGTTTCCTGGGCGTTTCAGAAGCGGATATGCAGAAAGGTCATATGCGGTTCGAGCCGAATGTAAATCTGCATATTAAAAAAGACAGCAGCGAATATAAAACTCCCATCACAGAGGTTAAAAATCTTAACAGCTTCAAAGCACTTGAAAAAAGTGTGGCGTATGAGGCGCACCGGCAGCTTGAAAATTTCCTCGAACGCGGTGAGATTATGCAGAGCGGCAATAAAAAAACCTTCGGCTGGGACGATGTAAGAGAAGTTACCGTTTTGCAGAGAGAAAAGGAAGAGGCGCACGATTACCGTTATTTTCCCGACCCCGACCTTGTGCCGGTTGTTGTGAATGAAAAATGGCTCAATGAAATTAATGCAAAACTTTGTGAACTGCCGCTGAAAATGCAGGCTCGCTTCGTCAGTCAGTACGGTTTGAGTGATTATGACGCGGGCGTATTAACGATAGACAGGGTAACGGCGGAATTTTTCGATAATGCTGTAAAGGCCGGCGGAGACGCGAAAAGAATTTGCAATCTTATCACACAAGCCGGCTTGAAAATCGCTAATGAGAAAGGCTGCGCTGTCGCGGAACTCGGTATAGAGCCGCAGAGACTTGCCGAACTTGCGAAAATGGCGGATTCAGGCCAGATAAGCGCAACTGCTGCTGTTACGATTTTTGCGAAGATGACAGAAAGCAAAGAACTGCCCGGCAAAATAGCGGAAACGCTCAATCTTTTGCAGAAAAGCGATGCGGGCGAACTCGAAAAGATCGTCGATGAGGTTATCGCGGCGAATTCTCAGGCTGTTGCGGACGCCAAAAGCGGCGATAAGAAAAGCAAAAAAGCTCACGGCTTTTTAATGGGGCAGGTAATGCAGAAAACAAAGGGAACTGCGAATCCTCAAGTGGTGGCAAAGATTCTCGAATCTAAATTAAAGGCTTAG
- a CDS encoding GxxExxY protein: MCDEENIIYKDLSYKLTGLALEVHNELGCGFLEKVYENAMMMLFERDGIPARQQAPANVYFHEKVIGQYFADILVDNKIILELKTVEAITNVHTAQVLNYLRATGMKLGLILNFGNPKFTYKRLVL; this comes from the coding sequence ATGTGTGATGAAGAAAATATAATTTATAAGGATTTATCTTATAAACTCACAGGATTGGCACTTGAGGTGCATAATGAACTTGGGTGTGGTTTTCTGGAGAAAGTGTATGAGAATGCGATGATGATGCTGTTTGAAAGGGATGGAATTCCTGCAAGACAGCAGGCTCCAGCTAATGTTTATTTCCATGAAAAAGTGATAGGCCAGTATTTTGCGGATATTCTTGTGGACAACAAGATTATATTGGAATTAAAGACTGTTGAAGCCATTACTAATGTCCATACAGCACAAGTATTGAATTATCTGCGTGCTACGGGAATGAAATTAGGATTAATTTTAAATTTCGGCAATCCAAAATTTACTTACAAGAGATTGGTTTTATGA
- the plsY gene encoding glycerol-3-phosphate 1-O-acyltransferase PlsY: MMAVVLIIISYFIGSISFAMLIARMHGIDLRAIGSGNLGATNLARACGKKWAYICFALDVLKGFVPVIAAKLLIIPASPSAALLTVWLATGIAAILGHIFPFYLKFKGGKGVATSFGVVLGIWPYYTIPGLIVFVLWAVIVLIWKYISLASVIAAAIFPIVMIILTGILKNWYFSTLWPLILAAAILCSLVIFLHRTNIKRLLDGNENKVLQKED; the protein is encoded by the coding sequence ATGATGGCTGTAGTTTTAATTATTATTTCCTATTTTATCGGCTCAATTTCTTTTGCGATGCTGATTGCGAGAATGCACGGCATAGACCTTCGTGCAATTGGTTCAGGAAATCTGGGCGCGACAAATCTTGCCCGCGCCTGCGGCAAAAAATGGGCTTATATCTGCTTTGCCCTCGATGTACTTAAAGGTTTCGTCCCTGTCATCGCGGCAAAGCTATTGATTATCCCTGCTTCTCCATCAGCGGCACTCCTCACTGTCTGGCTGGCAACAGGCATCGCCGCAATCTTGGGCCATATTTTCCCGTTCTATCTTAAATTCAAAGGTGGAAAAGGCGTCGCTACAAGTTTCGGCGTTGTACTTGGCATCTGGCCTTATTACACAATTCCGGGTCTTATCGTGTTTGTCCTGTGGGCGGTGATTGTACTTATCTGGAAATATATCTCACTTGCTTCTGTTATTGCCGCAGCGATTTTCCCGATAGTAATGATTATTCTGACAGGAATATTAAAAAACTGGTACTTTAGCACTCTATGGCCGCTGATTTTGGCGGCAGCTATTTTATGTTCTCTGGTGATATTCCTTCATCGCACTAATATAAAAAGACTCCTCGACGGCAACGAAAATAAAGTCCTGCAAAAGGAAGACTAA